Proteins co-encoded in one Desulfitobacterium hafniense DCB-2 genomic window:
- a CDS encoding amidohydrolase family protein has translation MNIIDFRFRPNTEAILKGISSNPAFKGMCQSIDFNKMLPQTLEEVVEELDRHHVVKAVISGRDCETTYGAKSNNPSVIEFCHKFPDKFIGFAGLDPHKGMAALAEITHAVHEEGIKGAAIDPYLARIYVNDAKYYPIYAKCCELGIPLIIATGPGTLVPNAVIDHVAPRYIDFVARDFPELKIIASHGGYPWVNEMITVAQRNANVYLELSEYEFFPQSSAYIEAANSILSDKIMYASAHPFVDFKLALKNYEQLPLKPEVREKVMYKNAAKVLGLSDGTFSASKAMDAQEVQMIIENVIAQLSQRGLLANR, from the coding sequence ATGAACATTATTGATTTCAGGTTCAGGCCCAATACTGAAGCCATCTTAAAAGGAATCTCAAGCAACCCTGCCTTTAAAGGGATGTGCCAGTCCATCGACTTCAACAAAATGCTTCCCCAAACCCTGGAAGAAGTCGTTGAAGAGCTGGACCGGCATCATGTGGTTAAGGCCGTTATCTCCGGCCGGGATTGTGAAACAACTTACGGTGCCAAATCCAATAATCCCAGTGTCATTGAGTTTTGTCACAAATTTCCGGATAAGTTTATCGGTTTTGCCGGGCTGGATCCCCATAAAGGGATGGCTGCCCTGGCCGAGATCACCCATGCTGTCCATGAAGAGGGGATCAAAGGAGCGGCCATTGACCCCTACCTGGCCCGCATTTATGTTAACGATGCCAAATACTATCCCATCTATGCCAAATGCTGTGAGCTGGGGATTCCTTTGATCATTGCCACGGGACCCGGAACCCTGGTTCCCAATGCGGTGATCGATCATGTGGCCCCCCGGTACATCGACTTTGTGGCCCGTGACTTTCCCGAGTTAAAAATTATTGCCAGTCATGGGGGCTATCCCTGGGTCAATGAGATGATCACGGTGGCCCAACGGAATGCCAATGTCTATCTGGAATTATCGGAATATGAATTTTTCCCCCAATCAAGCGCTTATATCGAGGCGGCCAATTCCATCCTCAGCGATAAGATCATGTACGCCAGCGCCCATCCTTTTGTGGATTTTAAACTTGCCTTGAAGAATTATGAGCAGCTCCCTTTAAAACCCGAAGTCCGTGAAAAAGTGATGTACAAAAATGCCGCTAAGGTCCTGGGGCTTAGTGATGGGACTTTCTCCGCAAGCAAAGCCATGGACGCCCAGGAGGTCCAGATGATTATCGAAAATGTGATCGCCCAACTCTCACAAAGAGGTTTGTTAGCAAACCGCTAA
- the hpsH gene encoding (2S)-3-sulfopropanediol dehydratase activating enzyme: MGEPKVPERKTGIVFNIQHYSVHDGPGIRTIVFTKGCPLRCPWCSNPESQRLQPQLGFNPNKCLGIKACFRCAEVCAYGAVKLNVEESDRILIDRKLCTDCLQCVDVCPSQALQAFGKPTTVEDVLKEVEKDSVFYARSGGGLTFSGGEPLMQGDFVAETLKEARRRRLKTTIETCGYVDWSTMEKVCQHLTSLIMDIKCMDPEKHQKYTGASNELILDNFNKLCEHFPKLPKLIRTPVVPGFNDREEDIREIAEFVKDKPNVTYELLKYHRLGQQKYHFMGREYPWPDTQLEDVKFEKLKEVAKSIVNQ, from the coding sequence ATGGGGGAGCCGAAAGTTCCGGAACGCAAAACCGGAATAGTATTTAACATTCAGCATTATTCTGTTCATGATGGTCCGGGTATACGAACGATTGTTTTCACCAAGGGTTGTCCCCTTAGATGCCCTTGGTGCAGCAATCCTGAGTCGCAGCGGCTGCAGCCGCAGCTGGGGTTTAACCCCAATAAATGCCTGGGAATCAAAGCCTGCTTTCGCTGTGCGGAGGTTTGCGCCTATGGAGCGGTTAAGCTGAATGTGGAGGAAAGTGACAGAATTCTGATTGACCGCAAATTATGTACGGATTGTCTGCAATGTGTGGATGTCTGTCCTTCCCAAGCGTTGCAAGCCTTCGGAAAACCGACAACGGTTGAAGATGTGCTCAAAGAAGTTGAAAAAGACAGTGTTTTCTATGCGCGATCAGGTGGGGGCCTGACCTTCAGCGGCGGTGAACCCTTGATGCAAGGGGATTTTGTGGCCGAAACACTGAAAGAAGCCCGCCGCAGAAGGCTGAAAACAACCATTGAAACCTGTGGCTATGTCGATTGGTCAACCATGGAAAAAGTCTGCCAGCATTTGACTTCGCTCATTATGGATATTAAATGCATGGACCCGGAAAAACACCAAAAATATACAGGCGCTTCCAACGAGCTTATTCTGGACAATTTCAACAAGCTCTGTGAGCATTTTCCTAAGTTGCCTAAACTTATCAGAACTCCGGTGGTTCCCGGTTTTAACGATAGGGAAGAAGATATCCGGGAAATCGCTGAGTTTGTCAAGGATAAGCCGAATGTGACCTATGAATTGCTCAAGTATCATCGGCTGGGACAGCAGAAATACCATTTTATGGGTCGAGAGTATCCCTGGCCGGATACCCAGCTGGAGGATGTTAAGTTCGAAAAGCTTAAAGAAGTGGCAAAATCCATAGTAAATCAGTGA
- the eutJ gene encoding ethanolamine utilization protein EutJ, with the protein MLAVVDEEGTPVAGAMGFAQVVRDGLVVDYIGAVDILRELKATLEESLGAELLKAGVAYPPGTSPGDQKALHYIAEAAGFNVIAALDEPTAANNVLNIEDGAVIDIGGGTTGTAVIGQGQVVCVADEPTGGTHVSLVIAGAYRLPFAEAEKLKMDSCKHQELLPIIKPVIEKIAGIIRQHIQEHPVDQVYLVGGTSCFTGFETIVAAELQRPVIKPANPFLVTPLGIALAAAKTCSNP; encoded by the coding sequence GTGCTGGCCGTGGTCGATGAAGAAGGGACTCCGGTAGCCGGCGCCATGGGTTTTGCCCAGGTGGTCCGGGACGGCCTTGTTGTGGATTATATTGGCGCTGTTGATATCCTGCGCGAGCTGAAGGCAACCCTGGAGGAGAGCCTGGGGGCTGAGCTCCTTAAGGCAGGAGTAGCCTATCCTCCGGGAACTTCCCCAGGGGACCAAAAAGCGCTTCACTATATTGCCGAAGCTGCTGGCTTCAATGTGATCGCTGCCCTGGATGAACCCACCGCTGCCAACAATGTCTTGAATATTGAGGACGGTGCCGTCATCGATATCGGCGGCGGAACAACAGGTACTGCCGTCATCGGCCAGGGGCAAGTGGTCTGCGTTGCTGACGAACCTACGGGTGGAACCCATGTCAGTTTAGTCATTGCCGGTGCTTATCGACTGCCCTTTGCCGAAGCAGAAAAGCTGAAAATGGATTCCTGCAAACATCAGGAGCTGTTGCCCATCATTAAACCCGTTATCGAAAAAATTGCCGGCATCATCAGACAGCATATCCAGGAGCACCCTGTTGATCAGGTTTACCTTGTCGGCGGCACCAGCTGCTTTACAGGATTTGAAACCATCGTGGCGGCAGAGCTGCAGCGGCCGGTGATTAAACCTGCCAACCCCTTCTTAGTGACTCCCTTGGGAATCGCTTTAGCAGCAGCCAAAACCTGCTCAAACCCTTGA
- a CDS encoding sigma-54 interaction domain-containing protein, which translates to MTQDHWNKFATSQVYQQVIELLPEGVYISDAEGTTIAVNSMYEQLTGLKGQEVMGENVKVLVEKGVYNLALNPEIVVTGEHKMSVQITKTGRKVLLNGYPIFDDSGKVSFVLTFVRDISLLSQLKEQIADQQEIIDKYREANEQCKKALTSNVEIFESKKMIALMEKLKKIAKTDTTVLLLGETGVGKDVLARKIHQYSPRRKEPFLKIDCSTIPENLIESELFGYEQGAFSGANTKGKVGLFEMADKGTLFLDEIGEIPLQLQVKLLRVLQDQEIIHIGSTKVKKVNVRFIAATNRDLEEEVRKGTFRSDLYYRLRVADLEIPPLRERQEDIRVMMQAFLDKYNAKFRKEISFTKELAEVLLAYKWPGNVRQMDNLIQSLVVTHETESVDVTDLPHYMLLDLSKPEEAGNPSQGKSLDELVADYERNLLKKALDRYKSSSKVAEFFQVDRSTIFRKAKKYKLL; encoded by the coding sequence ATGACTCAGGATCATTGGAATAAATTCGCTACGTCTCAAGTGTATCAGCAAGTTATCGAATTGTTGCCTGAGGGAGTCTATATTTCTGATGCCGAGGGGACGACAATTGCGGTCAATTCGATGTATGAGCAGCTGACGGGATTGAAAGGTCAGGAAGTCATGGGGGAGAATGTCAAGGTGCTGGTGGAAAAAGGGGTCTACAATCTGGCATTAAATCCGGAGATTGTGGTCACTGGTGAGCATAAGATGTCTGTGCAGATCACCAAGACCGGGCGGAAAGTTTTGCTGAACGGCTATCCCATATTTGATGACTCAGGCAAGGTTTCCTTTGTATTAACCTTTGTGCGGGATATTTCTTTATTGTCCCAGCTTAAGGAGCAGATTGCGGATCAACAGGAGATTATCGATAAATATCGGGAAGCCAATGAGCAGTGTAAAAAGGCCTTGACCAGCAATGTGGAGATTTTTGAAAGTAAAAAAATGATCGCCCTCATGGAAAAACTGAAGAAGATAGCCAAAACAGATACCACGGTGCTGCTGCTGGGGGAAACCGGGGTAGGGAAGGATGTTTTAGCGCGCAAGATTCACCAATACAGCCCAAGGCGCAAAGAACCTTTTCTCAAAATCGATTGTTCCACCATTCCTGAAAACTTAATTGAATCGGAGTTGTTTGGTTATGAGCAGGGGGCCTTTTCGGGGGCCAATACGAAAGGAAAGGTCGGTTTGTTCGAGATGGCCGACAAGGGGACCTTATTCCTGGATGAGATCGGTGAAATTCCCTTACAGCTGCAAGTTAAGCTGCTGCGGGTTCTCCAGGATCAGGAAATCATCCATATTGGTTCAACCAAGGTGAAAAAGGTCAACGTCCGCTTCATCGCCGCCACCAACCGCGATCTGGAGGAAGAAGTGAGAAAAGGAACGTTCAGGAGCGACTTGTACTATCGTTTACGTGTTGCCGATCTGGAGATTCCTCCGCTGCGGGAGCGGCAGGAAGATATCAGAGTGATGATGCAAGCCTTTCTGGACAAATACAATGCTAAATTTCGTAAAGAAATATCCTTTACCAAAGAATTGGCGGAAGTGCTCCTTGCCTACAAATGGCCCGGCAATGTCCGGCAAATGGACAACCTGATTCAGAGCCTGGTGGTTACTCATGAGACGGAGAGTGTTGATGTGACGGATTTGCCCCATTATATGCTTCTCGATCTCAGCAAGCCAGAAGAAGCCGGTAATCCTTCCCAGGGAAAATCCCTGGATGAGCTTGTGGCGGATTATGAAAGAAATCTGCTTAAAAAGGCTTTAGACCGATATAAATCAAGTTCCAAGGTGGCGGAGTTTTTTCAAGTGGATCGTTCAACCATCTTTAGAAAAGCCAAAAAATATAAACTGTTATGA
- a CDS encoding TRAP transporter substrate-binding protein, whose protein sequence is MKKGLLKVSVLILTCLLVFSLSGCSKTEKASADGKIVIRLGHPMAPGNNVTVGYEKFKEIVEQKSEGKIEIQIFGNTTLGSDRVTMESTQKGTLEMASCSSPNMASFAREFMVFDLPYITSLEHQPQLYAALNEGELQQYLDNVCGKIGLKPIMYSEFGYRNFVTTKKPITKAADLKGLKVRTTDSPVEVAVAEALGMSATPVAWGETYTALQQGTVDAEGNTWGLLSDAKHGEILEYGIDSGHNYSMHLLMINKKYFEALPEDLQTILVESGKEALEWQRAVSNDMETEAKQKLIDSGVTLYDLTPAEKEELKTITRPVWDKFPEIPQELIDLVTATQK, encoded by the coding sequence ATGAAAAAGGGGCTATTAAAGGTTTCGGTGCTTATTTTGACATGTCTGCTGGTCTTCTCCCTGTCCGGTTGCAGTAAAACTGAGAAAGCTTCGGCTGATGGAAAAATCGTCATCCGCTTGGGGCATCCCATGGCGCCCGGAAATAATGTCACGGTAGGCTATGAAAAATTCAAGGAAATCGTTGAGCAAAAATCAGAGGGTAAAATCGAAATCCAAATCTTTGGCAACACCACCTTAGGCAGTGACCGTGTCACCATGGAATCCACCCAAAAGGGCACCCTGGAGATGGCATCCTGCTCATCTCCCAATATGGCTAGTTTTGCCCGTGAATTCATGGTGTTTGACCTTCCCTATATCACCTCTCTTGAACATCAGCCCCAATTGTATGCCGCCTTAAATGAGGGCGAACTGCAGCAATACCTTGACAATGTTTGTGGAAAAATCGGCTTAAAACCCATTATGTACAGTGAATTTGGTTATCGCAATTTTGTGACCACCAAGAAACCGATTACCAAGGCAGCGGATTTGAAAGGTTTAAAAGTCCGGACAACGGACTCCCCCGTAGAAGTTGCCGTAGCGGAAGCGCTAGGAATGAGTGCCACCCCAGTGGCCTGGGGGGAAACCTATACCGCTTTGCAGCAAGGCACAGTTGATGCGGAGGGAAATACCTGGGGATTGCTCTCCGATGCCAAACACGGTGAGATTTTGGAATACGGCATTGATTCGGGCCATAACTACAGTATGCATTTGTTGATGATCAACAAAAAGTATTTTGAAGCGTTGCCTGAAGATCTGCAAACGATCTTGGTTGAATCGGGTAAAGAGGCTCTGGAATGGCAGCGTGCCGTAAGCAATGACATGGAAACGGAAGCTAAACAAAAGTTGATCGACAGCGGGGTAACCCTTTATGACTTGACTCCGGCAGAAAAAGAAGAGTTGAAGACTATAACCCGTCCGGTGTGGGATAAATTCCCGGAAATTCCTCAAGAGTTGATTGATTTGGTCACAGCTACGCAAAAATAA
- the hpsG gene encoding (2S)-3-sulfopropanediol dehydratase, translated as MSACCLSPHEERIIDPQKGKVNYEGRERVFKILESFQDLRPKIDVERAKYFTESFKATEGQPLQLRWAKALMHIAQNITVYIDDQQLIVGRAGAQGRYGIIFPELDGDFLGLAIEQLPQRVESPFNIDPDDAQIIINDVAPYWKGKTFHEELAKALPEDTLKVTYDPADPLASRFIVNETASFRSSIQWVHDYEKVLKRGFKGIKEEAQAKLDQLDPLSPADNMEKRPFLEAVIITCDAIVVWANRHADLAAQMAKLEKDPQRKQELSDIAERCAWVPAHPARNFREAVQSQWFVQMFSRIEQKTGTIISNGRMDQYFYPYYQKDVAEGILNTQQAIELLECMWVGMAQFIDLYLSPTGGAFNEGYAHWEAVTVGGQTPDGVDATNELTYLFLESKQKFPLNYPDLAARIHSRSPERYLYEVAETVKEGTGFPKLINDEEVVPLLLSKGAKFAEALDYAVSGCAECRMPNRDTYTSGNPYINFAAAIEMTLYNGRMLKYGDEQLGLETGDPTQFETWDEFWKAYLAQQTNFLKHAFIQQHIIIRLRAQHFASPLGSLMHDLCMENYTDLHQPVIKGGIDLGYFELIGYGTVVDSLAAIKKLVYEEKKLTMAELLEAVRNNFEGHEVIREMVMHTPKYGNNDPYSDVIAKEVDRTAVEFTKKYSRELGVHLDLRLVPFTSHVPFGKVVSATPNGRKAWMPLADGSSASHGADVNGPTAVLLSNFFSKNYGYRNRAARLLNIKLSPSCVAGEEGSEKLVSFIRTWCDLKLWHIQFNIVNRETLLAAKQDPDKYRGLIVRVAGYSAYFVDLSSDLQDDIIARTEHEMI; from the coding sequence ATGAGCGCATGTTGTCTATCTCCTCATGAAGAGAGAATTATCGACCCGCAAAAGGGTAAGGTGAATTATGAAGGCCGTGAAAGGGTATTCAAGATTCTGGAGAGTTTTCAGGATCTCCGCCCGAAAATTGATGTTGAACGGGCCAAATATTTTACAGAGTCCTTCAAAGCGACGGAAGGACAGCCCCTACAGCTGAGATGGGCCAAAGCCCTGATGCATATTGCTCAGAATATCACCGTTTATATTGACGATCAGCAACTGATTGTCGGCCGGGCCGGCGCTCAAGGGCGCTATGGGATCATTTTTCCGGAGCTGGATGGGGATTTTCTGGGCTTAGCCATTGAGCAGCTGCCCCAACGGGTGGAGTCTCCCTTTAATATCGATCCCGACGATGCCCAAATCATTATCAATGATGTTGCCCCTTACTGGAAAGGAAAGACCTTCCATGAGGAGTTGGCCAAGGCACTTCCCGAGGATACGTTGAAAGTGACCTATGATCCGGCGGATCCCTTAGCCTCCAGATTTATTGTCAACGAAACAGCCTCCTTCCGCTCATCCATTCAATGGGTCCATGACTATGAAAAGGTTCTCAAGAGAGGCTTTAAGGGGATCAAAGAAGAAGCTCAAGCCAAACTGGACCAGCTTGATCCTTTGAGCCCTGCCGATAATATGGAGAAAAGGCCTTTCCTGGAAGCGGTGATCATCACCTGTGATGCCATCGTAGTTTGGGCCAACCGCCATGCCGACTTGGCTGCCCAAATGGCTAAACTGGAGAAGGACCCCCAACGCAAACAGGAGTTGTCGGATATTGCCGAAAGATGTGCCTGGGTGCCTGCACATCCGGCGCGCAATTTCCGGGAAGCGGTTCAATCCCAATGGTTTGTGCAAATGTTCTCCAGAATTGAGCAAAAAACCGGGACGATCATTTCCAATGGCCGGATGGATCAATATTTTTACCCCTATTATCAAAAGGATGTGGCAGAAGGCATCCTCAACACTCAGCAGGCCATCGAGCTGTTGGAGTGCATGTGGGTAGGGATGGCTCAATTTATTGACCTTTACTTATCCCCCACCGGCGGCGCCTTTAACGAAGGATATGCCCACTGGGAGGCTGTTACTGTGGGTGGCCAAACCCCGGACGGTGTGGATGCAACCAATGAGCTGACCTATCTGTTCCTGGAATCCAAACAAAAATTCCCTCTTAACTATCCAGACCTGGCTGCCCGGATTCATTCCCGTTCGCCGGAACGCTATCTCTATGAAGTGGCTGAGACGGTCAAGGAAGGAACCGGTTTCCCGAAACTCATCAACGATGAGGAGGTCGTGCCCCTTCTCTTGTCTAAGGGTGCTAAATTTGCTGAAGCCTTGGACTATGCGGTGTCCGGATGTGCTGAGTGCCGGATGCCGAACCGGGATACTTATACCAGCGGTAATCCCTATATTAACTTTGCCGCCGCCATCGAGATGACCTTATATAACGGCCGGATGCTTAAATACGGGGATGAACAACTGGGGCTGGAAACCGGCGATCCCACCCAATTTGAGACTTGGGATGAGTTCTGGAAGGCCTACCTTGCCCAACAAACCAACTTCCTCAAACATGCTTTTATCCAACAGCATATTATTATCAGGCTGCGTGCCCAGCATTTTGCCTCACCCTTAGGCTCCTTAATGCATGACCTTTGTATGGAAAATTACACCGATTTGCATCAGCCGGTGATTAAGGGCGGTATCGATCTAGGCTACTTTGAATTGATCGGCTATGGTACTGTCGTCGATTCCTTAGCTGCCATTAAGAAATTAGTCTATGAAGAGAAAAAACTGACCATGGCAGAATTGCTGGAAGCGGTTCGCAATAACTTTGAAGGACATGAAGTGATCAGGGAAATGGTCATGCATACACCGAAATACGGCAACAATGACCCTTACTCGGATGTTATTGCTAAAGAAGTCGATCGTACGGCGGTTGAGTTCACGAAGAAATATTCCCGGGAGCTGGGGGTTCATCTGGACCTGAGACTGGTGCCCTTCACTTCCCACGTGCCTTTCGGGAAGGTGGTCAGTGCCACACCCAATGGCAGAAAAGCCTGGATGCCCCTGGCCGACGGTTCCTCCGCATCCCACGGTGCCGATGTGAACGGCCCCACAGCAGTGCTCCTGTCCAATTTCTTCTCCAAGAATTATGGCTATCGCAATCGGGCGGCCCGCTTGCTGAACATCAAATTAAGTCCTTCCTGTGTAGCCGGTGAGGAAGGCAGCGAAAAATTAGTCTCCTTCATCAGAACCTGGTGTGATTTGAAACTATGGCATATCCAGTTCAATATTGTCAACCGGGAAACTTTGCTGGCGGCCAAGCAGGACCCGGATAAATATCGCGGTTTGATCGTGCGGGTTGCCGGTTATAGTGCCTACTTTGTGGATCTTTCCTCAGACCTTCAGGATGATATTATCGCCAGAACGGAGCACGAGATGATCTAA
- a CDS encoding TRAP transporter large permease subunit: MLDIAKNPENSWKKWLRWIDGNFEKPFLVIGMLAIIMLITYQTLYRYIVSNITGGTAIVGLEELARFIFIWITYLAIPLAIKGRNNIRVDILYDRISDRWQKISWIMVDSCILVLTGVIFFMGIDHLQMMLNYPQTSPALNIPFFFPYLILPIGFGLMSIRCIQDLVKQALEIGLKDTLIGVLVTAAIFSPLFLKPDVPAMAWLFGYFVLFIFIGVPIAMALGLSALGTILCANTMPIEYISQISFTSIDSFPIMAIPFFVAAGVFMGEGGLSKRLLGLADELLGSFTGGLALATVVTCMFFAAISGSGPATVAAIGSLTIPAMVERGYSRAFAAALVAAAGSIGVMIPPSNPFVVYGVSAQVSIGKLFMGGIVPGLIIGLVLMGISYYYSKKNGWKGEARKRTFRTVGKAFWEAKWALMVPVIILGGIYSGYMTPTESAAVAAFYGLIVGVFIHKGINRKNIVYCFTESCSTSAVIIALMAMATIFGNILTIEQIPTKIATWMLAITDSKYVILLIITLLLLFVGTFMEALAAIVILTPILLPIVLQVGIDPIHFGIIMVVNLAIGFITPPVGVNLFVASGLAKLKIEEISKAVVPFLLGMIAVLLLISYVPSISMFLTQFVK, encoded by the coding sequence ATGCTGGACATTGCAAAGAATCCAGAAAATTCCTGGAAAAAATGGCTGAGATGGATCGATGGGAATTTTGAAAAACCATTTCTTGTAATCGGCATGCTGGCGATTATTATGCTGATTACCTATCAAACTCTTTATCGTTATATCGTTTCCAATATCACCGGCGGTACGGCCATTGTGGGCTTAGAAGAATTAGCGCGCTTTATTTTCATATGGATCACCTATTTGGCGATCCCGCTGGCCATTAAAGGGCGCAATAATATCAGGGTCGATATTCTCTATGACCGGATTTCCGACCGGTGGCAGAAAATCAGCTGGATCATGGTCGACAGCTGCATCCTCGTCTTAACGGGTGTGATATTCTTTATGGGGATCGATCATCTGCAGATGATGCTAAACTATCCTCAGACTTCCCCGGCGCTCAATATCCCCTTCTTTTTTCCCTACTTAATCCTACCCATTGGTTTTGGCTTAATGTCCATCCGGTGTATCCAGGACTTGGTCAAGCAGGCGTTGGAAATTGGCCTTAAGGATACCTTGATCGGGGTTTTGGTTACGGCGGCAATTTTTTCTCCCCTCTTCTTAAAGCCCGATGTTCCGGCCATGGCTTGGCTTTTTGGCTATTTTGTGCTTTTTATCTTTATTGGGGTGCCCATTGCCATGGCCTTAGGCCTTTCCGCTTTAGGGACGATTCTCTGTGCCAATACGATGCCCATCGAGTATATATCACAAATTTCCTTTACCTCCATTGATAGTTTTCCGATTATGGCCATTCCCTTTTTTGTGGCGGCAGGTGTCTTCATGGGGGAAGGGGGATTATCCAAGCGGCTCTTAGGCCTGGCTGATGAACTCCTGGGGTCCTTTACCGGGGGCCTGGCCTTGGCTACGGTTGTCACCTGTATGTTTTTTGCGGCGATCAGCGGCTCGGGGCCGGCTACGGTAGCTGCCATCGGCTCCCTGACCATTCCGGCCATGGTGGAAAGAGGGTATTCCCGGGCCTTTGCGGCGGCACTTGTGGCAGCGGCCGGCTCCATCGGGGTGATGATTCCTCCCAGCAACCCCTTTGTCGTTTATGGTGTTTCCGCTCAGGTCTCCATTGGCAAACTCTTTATGGGCGGGATTGTTCCCGGCTTGATCATTGGTTTGGTTTTAATGGGCATCAGTTACTACTATTCCAAAAAGAACGGCTGGAAAGGCGAAGCCCGCAAACGTACCTTTCGTACAGTGGGCAAGGCTTTTTGGGAGGCCAAGTGGGCCTTGATGGTTCCGGTGATAATTTTAGGCGGGATTTATTCCGGGTACATGACCCCTACCGAATCGGCGGCTGTGGCAGCCTTTTATGGACTGATCGTCGGTGTTTTCATCCACAAAGGGATTAACCGCAAGAATATTGTCTATTGCTTCACGGAATCCTGCAGTACCTCCGCCGTCATTATTGCCTTGATGGCCATGGCCACGATCTTCGGTAATATTTTGACGATTGAACAGATTCCCACCAAAATCGCCACCTGGATGCTGGCGATAACCGACAGCAAATACGTTATTCTCCTGATCATTACCCTATTGCTGCTCTTCGTGGGAACCTTCATGGAAGCTTTGGCGGCGATTGTTATTCTTACCCCGATTTTACTGCCGATTGTCCTTCAGGTGGGTATCGATCCGATTCACTTCGGAATCATTATGGTGGTCAACCTGGCGATCGGCTTCATTACACCACCGGTTGGTGTGAACCTGTTTGTGGCAAGCGGTTTGGCGAAGCTGAAGATCGAAGAGATATCCAAAGCGGTGGTCCCCTTCCTCTTAGGCATGATCGCCGTACTGTTGCTGATTTCTTATGTGCCTTCCATTTCCATGTTCCTGACTCAATTTGTGAAGTAA
- a CDS encoding EutN/CcmL family microcompartment protein produces the protein MRIGRVLNSIWATRKADSLIGTKLMIVQLLDRPHGELGPIIVAADIIGAGIGEKVLVTEGSSARNMDNFNDSPIDSTIVGIIDEEKDKLAEVSKHA, from the coding sequence ATGCGAATTGGAAGAGTCCTCAACAGTATCTGGGCTACACGCAAAGCGGATTCTCTGATCGGAACCAAGCTGATGATCGTGCAGCTCCTTGACCGGCCCCATGGTGAATTAGGTCCCATCATTGTTGCCGCCGACATTATCGGCGCAGGCATCGGCGAGAAAGTCCTGGTTACTGAAGGCAGCTCAGCACGAAATATGGATAACTTTAACGACTCCCCCATCGACTCGACCATAGTCGGGATCATCGATGAGGAGAAAGATAAACTGGCCGAGGTGTCCAAGCATGCGTGA